The following is a genomic window from Thaumasiovibrio subtropicus.
CGCAGGCATCACCTACTACGAGCAGGGTGAGACCCCTGGACTTGGTGGTGAAGTAGAGAACCCACGCTGGCGTGGTCAGTTCGTAGGTAAAGAGTTGTTTGACGCTAAAGGCCAACCTGCTATTCGCGTAGTAAAAGGTGGCGCTCCTGAAGGCGATAGACATGCAGTAGACGGTCTGTCTGGTGCGACGCTAACCGCTAACGGTGTTCAAAATACCTTCGATTTCTGGCTAGGCGAGAATGGCTTTGGTCCGTTCCTGGCTAAAGTACGTGAGGGAGGCCTGAACAATGGCTGATTCTAAAGAAATGAAAAAGGTGCTGTTTGCGCCACTAGTCGACAATAACCCGATTGCACTTCAAGTTCTTGGTGTGTGTTCAGCGCTAGCGGTGACCACAAAGCTTGAAACTGCATTTGTTATGACGATTGCGGTTGTTTTCGTTACCGCGTTCTCTAACTTGTTCGTGTCGATGATTCGTAACCACATTCCAAACAGTGTGCGTATCATTTGTCAGATGGCGATTATCGCTTCTCTGGTAATCCTGGTTGACCAGGTGTTGAAAGCGTTTGTTTATGAAATTTCTAAGCAGCTTTCGGTATTCGTTGGTCTGATCATCACGAACTGTATCGTTATGGGTCGTGCTGAAGCGTACGCAATGAAGTCTGCACCATTGCCATCATTAATGGATGGTATCGGTAACGGTCTTGGTTACGGTTTCGTTCTTATCACCGTTGGTTTCTTCCGTGAACTATTCGGTGCAGGTCAACTGTTCGGTATGCAAGTGCTACCTACAGTGGCTGAAGGTGGTTGGTATCAGCCGAATGGTATGATGCTACTTGCACCGTCAGCATTCTTCCTGATTGGCTTTATGATTTGGGCTATTCGTACGATTCGCCCAGAGCAAGTAGAAGCGAAGGAGTAATTTACTAATGGAACATTACATTAGCTTGCTGGTTCGCTCGATTTTCATCGAGAACCTTGCGCTTTCCTTCTTCCTAGGGATGTGTACTTTCCTAGCAGTTTCAAAGAAGGTGAAAACTTCTTTCGGTCTAGGTGTTGCGGTTACATTCGTTCTTGCTATTGCAGTACCAGTGAATAACCTGATTTACAACTTGATCCTACGCGATGGTGTGCTAGTTCAAGGTGTTGATCTGAGCTTCCTGAACTTCATCACGTTTATCGGTGTTATCGCGGCATTGGTGCAGATTCTAGAGATGATTCTAGATCGCTTCTTCCCGCCGCTATACAACGCGTTAGGTATCTTCCTACCGCTGATTACCGTTAACTGTGCGATTTTCGGTGGCGTATCTTTCATGGTTCAGCGTGATTACAACTTCGCTGAGTCAGTGGTATACGGTATCGGTTCAGGTATCGGTTGGATGCTAGCGATTGTTGCGCTAGCAGGTCTGCGTGAGAAGATGAAGTATTCTGACGTACCAGCAGGTCTTCGTGGTCTAGGTATTACCTTTATCACGGTTGGTCTAATGGCACTCGGCTTTATGTCATTCTCTGGCGTTCAGCTGTAATCAGGATAAGAGGAAAGGTCAATGGATATTATTCTTGGCGTAGTAATGTTTACTCTGATTATCCTGGCACTGGTTTTAGTGATTCTGTTCGCTAAATCCAAGCTGGTACCATCAGGTGACATCACTATTTCAGTAAACGGCGATCCTGAGAAAGCGATCGCAACTGCAGCGGGCAGCAAACTGCTGGGCGCACTTGCAGGTTCTGGTATTTTCGTTTCATCGGCGTGTGGTGGCGGTGGCTCTTGTGGTCAGTGTCGCGTTAAAGTGAAATCAGGTGGTGGTGATATTCTACCGACTGAGCTTGATCACATCTC
Proteins encoded in this region:
- a CDS encoding NADH:ubiquinone reductase (Na(+)-transporting) subunit D; translated protein: MADSKEMKKVLFAPLVDNNPIALQVLGVCSALAVTTKLETAFVMTIAVVFVTAFSNLFVSMIRNHIPNSVRIICQMAIIASLVILVDQVLKAFVYEISKQLSVFVGLIITNCIVMGRAEAYAMKSAPLPSLMDGIGNGLGYGFVLITVGFFRELFGAGQLFGMQVLPTVAEGGWYQPNGMMLLAPSAFFLIGFMIWAIRTIRPEQVEAKE
- the nqrE gene encoding NADH:ubiquinone reductase (Na(+)-transporting) subunit E, whose amino-acid sequence is MEHYISLLVRSIFIENLALSFFLGMCTFLAVSKKVKTSFGLGVAVTFVLAIAVPVNNLIYNLILRDGVLVQGVDLSFLNFITFIGVIAALVQILEMILDRFFPPLYNALGIFLPLITVNCAIFGGVSFMVQRDYNFAESVVYGIGSGIGWMLAIVALAGLREKMKYSDVPAGLRGLGITFITVGLMALGFMSFSGVQL